The window TTGGCGTTGGCGGTGAGCTTGGCCGAGTTGAACTCGAACTTCACACCTTCCAGCGCAAAGGTCTGCTTGATGGCGCAGCCTTCGGTGTCGACCACGATCCCTGCGCCGGTGCCGGGGCAGCGGTCCATGGAGTCGGCCACGCCGTCTTCGTCGGCATCCTGCACGCCTTCACAACCGCGGGCGTTCACCTGGGCGCCCGGGGCGCTGTCGGGACACTCGTCGTAGGCATCCAGCACACCATCAAGGTCGGCATCGGCGCTACAGCCGGTTGCGTCCACCGGCACGCCGTTCGGGGTGCGGGGGCACTGGTCGATGGAGTTCACGACACCGTCGAAGTCATCGTCGGCCTCGCAGCCTTCCAGCGTGACCGCAACGCCGGCCGGCGTGTTGGGGCAACGGTCCAGCGTGTCGTTCACGCCGTCGCCGTCAGCATCGCCGACGCCCTTGGAGCTCAGCGGCACTTCTAGGCCGATGTTCAGACGCACATCAACAAAGTCCGCGTCGAACACCTGCTGAACGCGCAGATCACCACGAACTGCGGTGCCGTGGTCATTCAGGAAGCTGCGGACACCGGCGCCCAGCTCGGCAGAGACGTAGTTCTCGCTGTTGTTCGCCACTTCCTCGCCTACATAGCCGACACCGGCCAGCAGGTAAGGCGTGAAGCCGAACAGGTCCTGCATGTTCTGGCGGCTCAGACGATAAATACCGTTGACGAGCAGGCCACGCTGGAAGTCGCGGTCATCGGCGGTGTTGGTCTTGAGCGAGTTGTAGAAACCCGAGAATTCGAGATCCAGATTGGTGCCTACAAACGGCAGATCATGGTTCACCAGTGGCACGCCATAGCCGAACATGGCGCCGAAGCTTTCGTCGGCTTGCCCGTCACGGTCGTCGGGCGAAACCGCCACGCCCCCCGCATAGATGTACGGTCGACCATCGGAGTTCTGCGCCATAGCAGATGACGCCACGCCGAACGCGGCCAGCGCGAGTAGCGCTTTCAAGCTTTTCATTGGATTGTTCCCCTAGAGACTCTTGGTATCGGCAGTCAGCATCCACAAGCTGTGCCACCCGCGGGAGCATACCGAAATCACCGCTTGACACAAAGTTCACAGCGGCCGTCACGACGGGCGGAATCAGGCGTTGCCACAGCCGGGTGCTCTGAGTACAATGCGCGCCCTCGCAAATGCGATGTTCCCCTGTAGCTCAGTTGGTAGAGCGGGTGACTGTTAATCACTAGGTCGGCGGTTCGAGCCCGTCCGGGGGAGCCAACTCAAAGCTTTAAAGATCAGGCGCTTACCGTGAACTCGGTCAGCGCCTTTTCTTTTTCCGGTCGTTTCAGGCCCAGGCTCGCGTGGCGCTTCCGAAATCGCTTGCACGCGAAGCCGCGCAAGTGGCGTATTCAGCCGTTCCGAGGGGGGGCGTGCGGCCTGTCCGCGAATGCTTAGCACGCGCTGGCCAGTCGAGGTTGCCTCGGCACGCGCGGGGCGCCTCATCGCAGATCAGCAGGCAGGGCAGTCCAATCGCCCGCTGCCCGTTCTCGCGCCGCGAGTCGAGCAGCATCCTGTGTGCTGCGAACAAATCGGCGCCTCCCTACACGCCCTGCGGCTGCAATGTGACCGGACTGCGCCAGGAATAAATGGTGTCCCGAGCAGGAGTCGAACCTGCGACCTAGCGCTTAGGAGGCGCTTGCTCTATCCAACTGAGCTACCGGGACACGGCCTCGCCTGTGGCGGGCGGTATTGTAGGCAAGCTGCGGCGCTAGCGCAGGACTTCGCTCAGAAATGCGTCGAGCCGACTGCCGGCTGCTGGCTCGAAAAAGCCGCTGGGCTGGTCGATGTGGTCGATGCGACCAGCTTCCATGAACACCACTCGGTCGGCCACGGCTCGCGCAAAGCCCATTTCATGGGTGACGACAATCATGGTCATGCCATCGCGGGCGAGGTCTTGCATGACGTCGAGTACTCCACCGACCATCTCCGGGTCCAGCGCGGAGGTGGGTTCGTCGAACAGCATCACCTTGGGCTGCATGGCCAGTGCGCGGGCGATGGCCACCCGTTGCTGCTGGCCGCCGGAGAGCTGGGCCGGGTAGCTCGCACCGCGATGGCCCAGGCCGACGCGCTCCAGCAGGGCCAGGGCCTGCTGGCGGACTTCGTCAGCCTCGCGACCCTGGACGCGGAGCGGGGCCAGCATGATGTTGTCGAGCACGCTCAGGTGCGGAAATAGATTGAATTGCTGGAAGACCATGCCCGCCTGCTGACGCAGGGCATTGAGGCGTTTGCCGGCCTGGTGGATGGACTCGCCGTCCAGCAACACATCGCCACTGGTGACGGTTTCGAGCCGGTTGACGGTGCGTAGCAGTGTGGATTTGCCCGAGCCGCTGGGACCGACCACGCAGACCACCTCGCCGGCGGCGACGGTCAGGGAGACGTTATCCAGCGCCCGCACGCCGTTCTCGAACTGCTTGGATACCTGGCGGATCTCGATGGCGGTGCTCATCCGTCAGCCCTCGCCAGCTTCAATTCCAGTCGACGGATCAGCAGGGAGAGTCCGGCGGTCAACGCCAGGTACATCGCGGCGACGGTAAACCAGACTTCAAAGGGGCTGAATGTAGAGTTCACGACTTCGCGTCCGGCCTTGGTGAGATCGGTGATCGCGATGACGGAGACCAGCGACGAGTCCTTGATGAGGTTGATCAGCTGGCCGGCCATGGGCGGCAGGGTGCGGCGCAGCGCCTGGGGCAGGATGACGTGGCGCATGGCCTGCGGATAGCTCATGCCCAGACTGCGCGCGGCTTCCATCTGGCCCTTGGGGATGGATTCAATGCCCGCCCGGACAATCTCAGCGATGTACGCTCCGGTGAAGATGGCCAGTGCGGCCACGCCCGCCGTCATGCGAGACAGGCTGAGCACGGTGCCAATGAAAAAGTAGAAGATAAAGATTTGCACCAGCAGCGGCGTGCCGCGGATGAGTTCGACATAGGTAGCGGCCAGGTTGCGGGCCGCCGGATTGGTCGACACGCGGCCCAGCCCGGCGAGCAGGCCGATGGGCAGGGCAAACAGCAGCGCAAGTATCGACAGTTGCAATGTGGTGACCAGCCCCCAGGCCAGGGGCCCGATGCGCCAGCCGCTGCGGGTGCCGACCACATCGCCATCGAAGATGTAGTCCCCATCTTCGACCAGCAAGCTGTCCAGGTCGTTGTAACGCTCGATGGCGGCGGCGTCCTGGGTGCCGATGACTTCGACACGGCCATCGGTGATTTCCACCACACCGGTGATGGTCGAGCGGATGTCGGCGTCCTCGTAGGCGAGGATGTAGTCCGGTACACGATCCCAGCGCCAGGTGTAGTCCACGGTCTGGCTGGCGCCGTAGATGGCCCCGACCAGCGCCAGCATCACCAAGCCGTAGACGCCGTGCCACATCCAGGGCGACTTCATCGGTTGACGTCTTTCATCCAGCGATCGGATTCAAACCAACGCTTGTATAGCGCGTCGTAGGTGCCATCGCCGCGAATCTGGGCCAGGTAGTTGTTCAGCCAGTTGAGAAAGTCGGGATCACCCTTGCGCACGGCCCAGCCCAGGGGCTCGTGGGTGAAGGGCTGGTCCAGATGCACCAAGCCCTCCGGATTTTCGGCAATGAAGATGGCGTTGTAGGGAAAATCGAAGACAAAGGCGTCGGCGCGGCCGTTGCGCACCTCTAGCGCCGCCTCGGATTCGGATTCGAAGGTCAGGATCGTCGCCCGCGACAGATACCGCCGCGCGGCAATTTCACCAGTGGTCCCCAGCTTGCTCACGATGGTGTACTGCTTGTTGTTGAGGTCACGGTAGGACGTCACCGTGTCCGCGAGGCCCTTGCGCAGCAACACGGTCTGGCCGATGACCATGTACGGGTCACAGAAGTTGACCTTGAGGTTGCGCTCGGGGGTGATGGTCATGCCGCCCATGACCAGGTCGAACTTGTCGGTGAGCAGGGCCGGGATAATCCCGTCCCAGGCGGTATTGATCAGCTTCAATTCCACGCCCATGGCCCGTGCCATGTGCCGGGCGATATCCACATCAAAGCCAATGATGTCGCCGTTTTTGTCGCGCATCTCGAAGGGCATGTAGCCGGTCTCGATGCCGATGCGCAGTTCACCACGCTGAAGAATCTTGTTGAGGGTGGAATCGTCCCAGACAGAGTTGGCGGAGGTGAGCGGGGCAAGCAGTAGCATGCCGAAGGCAATGAGTAGTCGGCGCATGAAGGGTCGTCGGGAAAACAGTCGCCAAGATGTTGGCTGTCCCACGCGATTTGCGCAAACCGGGGTGCCAGGCAGTGGGCGCGAGGCCCAGTTGATGGGCATTCACGGGCGACGGCTTGGCGCGGCGTGGCGACGGACTATGATGGCCGCATCGTTCGCCGACACACGCTGGTCATCCGTGTCTGATTCCCCAGGTTTTGTGCATCTCAGTGTCCACACCGAGTATTCGCTCGTGGACAGCGTTGTTCGGGTCAAGTCGCTGGTCAAGGCAGCGGCAGCGCGGGGCATGCCCGCTGTCGCCATGACCGACCACATGAACCTGTTTGCCGCCGTGAAGTTTGTTTCCGCCGCCGAGTCCGAGGGCGTGAAGCCGATCCTGGGTTGCGATCTGGTGGTGCATGATCCGGTCTCCGAAACCGATAACGCCCTGCGGCTGCTCTGCGCCAGCAACGACGGCTACCGCAATCTCATGCAGCTGATTTCACGCGGCTATGTAGATGGGCAGGAGCGTGGCTCGCCGGTTATTCACCCGGATTGGCTGGCTGACCACGCCGATGGACTGATTGCCCTGTCCGGCGGTCATCGCGGTTTGATCAGCCGTGAGATTGCAGCCGGGCATGGTGAGCTGGCCTTGCAGGCCGCCACGCAATTGCGTGATGTCTTCGGTGAACGGTTGTTCCTGGAGATCGAGCGCATCGGTGCCCCGGATGAGTACGCCATTAACGACAACCTGATTGATTTGGCGGGCATGCTGGATCTGGGTGTGGTGGCCGGCAACGCCGTGCGCTTCATCGACCCCGAGGATCATCCGATTCATGAGGTGCGGCTGTGCATTCGCCAGGGCCGCACGATTAACGATCCGCGTCGCACCAAGGATGTCACGCCCGAGCAGTGGCTCAAGTCTGCCGAGGACATGCGCAGCCTGTTCTCAGACTTGCCCGAGGCCTGCGACAACGCCGTGGAGATCGCCCGGCGCTGCAATGTGACCCTGTCACTGGGCACGTCGTACCTGCCGGATTTCCCCGTGCCCGAGGAGCACACGGTCGAAAGCTTCTTACGCGCCGAAGCAGAGCAGGGCCTGGAGCAGCGTCTGCAGGCCATTATTGACGACGGTGGCACGCCGGATCGTCAGGTATATGACGAACGTTTGGAGCATGAGCTTAACGTCATCATCAAAATGGGGTTCCCCGGCTATTTTCTGATCGTTGCGGACTTCATTCGCTGGGCCAAGCGCAACGACGTGCCGGTGGGGCCAGGACGTGGTTCCGGTGCGGGCTCGCTGGTGGCCTATGTGCTGGAGATCACCAACGTCGACCCGATTCCCTACGACCTGCTGTTCGAGCGTTTCCTCAACCCCGAACGCGTGTCCATGCCGGACTTCGATATTGACTTTTGTATGGATGGCCGGGATCGGGTCATCGAATACGTCGCCGAGCGCTACGGCCGTGAAAAGGTGTCGCAGATCATCACCTTTGGTCGCATGGCAGCCAAGGCTGTGGTCCGGGATGTGGGCCGCGTGCTGGGGCATCCCTACGGATTCGTGGACGGAATTGCCAAGCTGGTGCCGGCCGCGGTCGACATGACGCTGTCCAAGGCACTGGAGGAATCCGAGGAGCTCAAGGCCCGCCGCGAGGAAGAAGAGGAGGTCCGTTACCTGCTGGACACGGCCCTCCAGCTGGAGGGCCTGGCGCGCAACGTCGGCAAGCACGCCGGCGGTGTGGTCATTGCCCCCAGCCGGATCGACGACTTCACCCCGTTATTCACCGAGCCGGGCGGCGGCGGAGCGGTGACGCAGTTCGACTGGAAGGATGTCGAGGCCGCCGGCCTGGTGAAGTTCGATTTCCTCGGCCTGCGCACGCTTACGATTCTCGACCGGGCGGTGAAGGTTGTCGCGAGCATGGGCACGCAGATCGACCTGGATACCTTGCCCCTCGATGACGGCAAGACATTCGAGCTGTTACGCGCTGCCGACACGGCGGCGGTGTTCCAGTTGGAATCCACCGGCATGCGCCGCCTGATGAAGGAGCTCAAGCCCGACCGTTTCGAGGACATCGTGGCCCTGGTGGCCCTGTTCCGTCCCGGGCCGCTGGAAACCGGCATGGCTGCGGACTATGTCGCCCGCAAGAACGATCCGGCCCAGGTGCGGTACATGCACCCGTTGATGGAGAACGCGCTCAAGGACACCTACGGCGTGATTGTCTATCAGGAACAGGTCATGGGCGTGGCGCGCGAGCTGGCCGGCTACAGCCTGGGCGCCGCCGACCAGCTGCGCCGTGCGATGGGCAAAAAGGACATGAAGAAAATGGGCGAGCATCGCCCGATCTTCGTGGCCGGTGCTGTCGAGAAGGGTGTGGACGAGGACCTGGCGGGCCGAATCTTTGATTTGATCGCCGAGTTTGCGAAGTACGGCTTCAACAAGTCGCATTCGGTGGCCTATGCCTTGCTGGCCTACCAGACGGCCTACCTGAAGGCGCATTACCCAGCGGCCTTCATGTGCGCCGTGCTCACCGCCGACATGGATCACACCGAAAAGGTCGTGCCCCTGATCGGTGAGTGTCGACGGCTGGGGCTAGAGGTCTTTCCGCCAGACGTCAACGACTCGGCCTATGAATTCACCGCCAGCGAAGACGGTGCCTCCGTGCGCTACGGCCTGGGTGCGGTCAAGGGCGTGGGGCAGGGTGCCATCGAAGGCATTCTGGAAGCGCGAGAAGCCGGCGGGCGCTTTCACGATCTGGTGGACTTCTGCCTGCGTATCGATAGCAAGCGGGCCAATCGCCGCACGCTGGAAGCGTTGATCCGTGCCGGTGCGCTGGACAGCCTGGGTGAGAATCGTCCCAGTCTGCTGGCGGCGCTGCCACATGCACTGGCTGCGGCCGACCAGCACCACGCCGCCATGGCAGCCGGCCAAAACGACCTGTTTGGCGGCGGGGGACCCTCCGAATTGTCCAGCGCCCCGGCCATCGACATGCCGGTCTTGCGTGACTGGGATGATGCTGAGCGGCTGCAGGGCGAAAAACAAACGCTGGGGCTTTACCTCACCGGCCACCCGATTGAGGCCTATCAGGGGCTGTTACAGGGCCTGACCTCGGGCAGCATCGCCCAGGCCAAGGAAAAGGCGGACCCCAATGCACGGCGGCGCGGTGGCGAGCCCAAGCTGATTGCCGGGCTGGTGGTCGATGTCATGCAGCGAGCCGGCCGGGCCATCGTCAGGCTCGATGACGGCACCGGTCAGCTGGAGTGCACGCTGTTCTCGGAGAAGGCCGAACAGTTCCGACACCTGCTGCACGAGGACCGGCTGTTGCTGGCCTTTGGCACGCTGAGTTTTGACAGCTACAGCGAGGATTTCCGGATGAACCCCAAGGAGCTGCTGGACCTGGACGAGGCACTACGTCGTTGGGGGCGGGGGCTGCGGCTGACCTGGACGACCAGCCCAGTGGAGCAGATCGATGCGCTGGAGCAATGCCTGGCGGCCAGTCGCGTGGAAGAGGGCGCGCGAATCCGGGTGCAGTACATCAACGGCCGGGCGCGGGCAGAGTTGTCACTGGCTGATGACTGGCAGGTGGCCGTCTCACACCAGTTACTGCGTGATCTGACAGCGCTTTGCGGTGAAAACGCAGTCGAGGTCCGGTATCGTCAACCAACGGTCGCGACCGGCTAGGAATACTGTCGGTGTCAAACGGCCAATACGCACCGGTAGTGCCCCGCAGAGGGTGGCCGGACTCTAGTGGGTGCATGAGCATCCCATCGATTTCCTCGCGGTAGACGGGGCGCATGAATCTCAAATACCTAGATTTCGAACAACCCATCGCGGAGCTGGCGCAAAAAATTGAAGAGCTGCGGAATGTCGCCGATGGCTCATCGGTGAATCTCACGGAGGAGATTGGCCGGCTCGAAACCAAAAGCCAGACGCTGACCAAGCAAATCTTCTCCAATCTGACCGCTTGGCAGGTGGCCCAGCTGGCGCGACATCCGCAGCGGCCGTATACGCTTGATTACATCGAGGCGCTGTTCACCGAGTTCGAAGAACTCCACGGCGACCGCAGCTGTTCCGACGATCCGGCGATTGTGTCGGGGATCGCTCGATTCGAAGGGCGCCCGGTGATGGTGATCGGCCACCAGAAGGGCCGCGATACCAAAGAAAAGCTGCATCGCAACTTTGGGATGCCGAGGCCGGAGGGGTATCGCAAGGCCTTGCGCCTGTTGGAGATGGCCGAGCGGTTCAAGTTGCCGGTGATTACGCTCATCGATACGCCAGGGGCCTACCCCGGCATCGGTGCGGAGGAGCGTAACCAAAGCGAGGCCATCGCCAGAAATTTGCTGGTGTTGTCGCGGCTGCGCGTGCCGGTGGTGTCGCTGGTCATCGGTGAGGGTGGGTCCGGCGGCGCCCTGGCAATCGGCGTCGGCGACCATCTGGCCATGTTGCAGCACAGCATCTATTCGGTGATCAGCCCCGAGGGCTGCGCCTCGATCCTGTGGAAGAGCGCCGACCGTGCCAAGGATGCGGCCGAAGCCATGGGCGTGACGGCCGAGCGCCTGCTGGAACTCAAACTCATCGATGCGGTGATCCGCGAGCCCCTGGGTGGGGCGCATCGGGCCCCGGATGAGCTCATGAACGTGGTTCGAGATCACCTGCGCAACGTGTTGAATTTGTTGGGTCAAAAGCCGATCAACGAATTGCTGGAAGCGCGCTATAAGCGGCTGATGGGCTATGGCCAGTTCAAGGATCCAGGCTGAGTCGATTATCGACGGGGCCCCGTCGCCCCACTGGCTGATCGCCTACTCCGGCGGATTGGATTCCACCGCGTTGCTGCATCTGGCTTGTCTTGCCGCACGGCAGCAGCCCGCATGCCGGGTGCGCGCGGTGCATGTCGATCATGGGCTGCACGCCGACAGCGAGGCCTGGGCCGGGCATTGTCAGCGTCAGGCGCAAATGCTCGGGGTGGACTGCGAAATCCGCCGTGTGTCGGTGGATTGCTCGGCGGGCCTGGGGTTGGAGGCCGCCGCACGGCAGGCACGCCACCGGGCACTGGAAGCCACCATGCAGCCAGGGGAATCCGTGCTCTTGGCGCATCACCAGGATGATCAGGCCGAAACCCTGCTGCTGAATCTGGCACGTGGCGCCGGCATCGACGGTCTGGCCGGGATGCCTCAGACCCGCCGCTTTGGCTCGGGCTGGCTTTATCGGCCTTTGCTCGGTTACCCACGTGCCGCGCTACAACGGTGGTTGGAAGCCCGCGATATCGGCTGGATCGAGGACCCCTCCAATGCCGACCTGTCGCTGGACCGCAACTGGATTCGACATCGGGTGCTGCCATCGCTGCGTCAGCGCTGGCCCGCCTGCGATCGCAAGCTGGCGGAGTCTGCGAGGCACGCAGGCGCGGCCGCCCATGCGTTGGCTGACACCGACCGGTCCTGGCTCCCCGTGCTGGCCGATGGGGATGGCTGGTCGGCCAGCGCCTTGTCCCGACTGGATGATGCCCAGCTGTCGCGGGTGCTCAGGAGGCTGATMAGCGAGGCAGGACACCCAGTCCCGGGCCAGGCGGTGATGGCGCAGTTAATCGCCATGCTGCGATCGCAGCGGCCCGACGCCGAACATCTGGTGACCTGGACGGGTGTCGAGGCCCGGCGGTATCGCGATACGTTGTATCTGCTCCGCAGCCTGCCAGCGCTGCCGCCGCAGTGGGCGGTGCAGTGGTCGGGGGAGCAGCCGCTCATACTCCCGGCCGATCAGGGTCGCCTAGAGACCACCGGTCGTGGCCAGTGGATAGTGCGCTTTGCCCAACACGAGGACATGATTCGCATGCCCGGCCGACCGGCCAAGCGCCTGTCCCGTTGGTGCCAGGAGCAGGGCGTTGCGCCCTGGCTGCGCTGCCGATTGCCGGTGGTCCTGCGCGAAGGGCGGATTTGCAGCCTCGGGCCGTGGGTTGTGGACAGGGAGGTCGCGCCGGAGAAACTTCAATGGATTCATGCGATTGCCGGTATCCCAGGCGTCTGATCGGATTGTTCGCCCGTGGGTGATCGGCTACCATCCGCGCTTCCCTGACCACGCGTAATCCCCATGCCCAAGGAGCCAATGACCTGCTTTGTCTTTGTGACAGGTGGGGTGGTGTCTTCTCTCGGTAAGGGCATGGCTGCGGCGTCACTCGCATCGATTCTCGAATCGCGCGGGCTGTCTGTTCGCATGATCAAGCTCGACCCTTACCTCAACGTCGATGCGGGCACGATGAGCCCCTTCCAGCACGGCGAGGTCTATGTGACCGACGATGGTGCCGAGACCGATCTGGATCTCGGACACTACGAGCGGTTCACGCATAGCAAGACCTCCCGTCTGTCGAACTTCACGACCGGCCAGATTTACAACAACGTGATCCGCAAGGAGCGCCGCGGTGATTTCCTGGGCGGCACCGTGCAGGTCATTCCGCACATCACCGACGAGATCAAGAACCTCGTCCGGCAGGGGGCCCAGGGGGCCGACATCTGCATGGTGGAAATCGGCGGCACGGTCGGTGATATCGAATCGCTGCCGTTTCTCGAGGCGATTCGCCAGATGGGCGTGGAGCTGGGGCCGCATCGGGCTTGCTTTATGCACCTGACCCTGGTGCCGTACATCGCGTCCAGCGGCGAGGTGAAGACCAAGCCGACCCAGCATTCCGTCAAGGAACTGCGCTCCATCGGCATTCAGCCTGACGTGCTGGTCTGCCGCAGTGAGCGGCCCATGCCGGAGACCGAGCGCCGCAAGATTGCTCTGTTCACCAATGTCCATGAGCGGGCGGTGATCTCGGCGATCGACGTCGACAACATCATGAAGATTCCATTCGGCTTGCACGAGCAGGGCTTGGACGAACTGATCGTGCGTCGCTTTGCCCTGGACGTGAAGCCGGCCGACCTCTCCGAATGGGAGCGGGTCGTGCGTATGAAGGAAGAGCAGGATCTGGAAGTGCAGGTCGCCATGGTCGGCAAGTACGTCGATCTGGCCGATGCCTACAAGTCTCTGAACGAGTCCCTGGATCACGCCGGATTGCACACGCGCACCCGCGTGCGCATCCACTATGTTGATTCCGAGC of the Abyssibacter profundi genome contains:
- a CDS encoding acetyl-CoA carboxylase carboxyltransferase subunit alpha, whose translation is MNLKYLDFEQPIAELAQKIEELRNVADGSSVNLTEEIGRLETKSQTLTKQIFSNLTAWQVAQLARHPQRPYTLDYIEALFTEFEELHGDRSCSDDPAIVSGIARFEGRPVMVIGHQKGRDTKEKLHRNFGMPRPEGYRKALRLLEMAERFKLPVITLIDTPGAYPGIGAEERNQSEAIARNLLVLSRLRVPVVSLVIGEGGSGGALAIGVGDHLAMLQHSIYSVISPEGCASILWKSADRAKDAAEAMGVTAERLLELKLIDAVIREPLGGAHRAPDELMNVVRDHLRNVLNLLGQKPINELLEARYKRLMGYGQFKDPG
- a CDS encoding amino acid ABC transporter permease, with amino-acid sequence MKSPWMWHGVYGLVMLALVGAIYGASQTVDYTWRWDRVPDYILAYEDADIRSTITGVVEITDGRVEVIGTQDAAAIERYNDLDSLLVEDGDYIFDGDVVGTRSGWRIGPLAWGLVTTLQLSILALLFALPIGLLAGLGRVSTNPAARNLAATYVELIRGTPLLVQIFIFYFFIGTVLSLSRMTAGVAALAIFTGAYIAEIVRAGIESIPKGQMEAARSLGMSYPQAMRHVILPQALRRTLPPMAGQLINLIKDSSLVSVIAITDLTKAGREVVNSTFSPFEVWFTVAAMYLALTAGLSLLIRRLELKLARADG
- a CDS encoding transporter substrate-binding domain-containing protein, with the translated sequence MRRLLIAFGMLLLAPLTSANSVWDDSTLNKILQRGELRIGIETGYMPFEMRDKNGDIIGFDVDIARHMARAMGVELKLINTAWDGIIPALLTDKFDLVMGGMTITPERNLKVNFCDPYMVIGQTVLLRKGLADTVTSYRDLNNKQYTIVSKLGTTGEIAARRYLSRATILTFESESEAALEVRNGRADAFVFDFPYNAIFIAENPEGLVHLDQPFTHEPLGWAVRKGDPDFLNWLNNYLAQIRGDGTYDALYKRWFESDRWMKDVNR
- a CDS encoding OmpA family protein — protein: MKSLKALLALAAFGVASSAMAQNSDGRPYIYAGGVAVSPDDRDGQADESFGAMFGYGVPLVNHDLPFVGTNLDLEFSGFYNSLKTNTADDRDFQRGLLVNGIYRLSRQNMQDLFGFTPYLLAGVGYVGEEVANNSENYVSAELGAGVRSFLNDHGTAVRGDLRVQQVFDADFVDVRLNIGLEVPLSSKGVGDADGDGVNDTLDRCPNTPAGVAVTLEGCEADDDFDGVVNSIDQCPRTPNGVPVDATGCSADADLDGVLDAYDECPDSAPGAQVNARGCEGVQDADEDGVADSMDRCPGTGAGIVVDTEGCAIKQTFALEGVKFEFNSAKLTANAKIVLQDVIDTLSGQPSMQAQVAGHTDSKGLAAYNERLSEERAMSVKQFLVDNGIDADRLTVVGYGESKPIASNDTEEGREANRRVEFSVISE
- a CDS encoding CTP synthase; amino-acid sequence: MTCFVFVTGGVVSSLGKGMAAASLASILESRGLSVRMIKLDPYLNVDAGTMSPFQHGEVYVTDDGAETDLDLGHYERFTHSKTSRLSNFTTGQIYNNVIRKERRGDFLGGTVQVIPHITDEIKNLVRQGAQGADICMVEIGGTVGDIESLPFLEAIRQMGVELGPHRACFMHLTLVPYIASSGEVKTKPTQHSVKELRSIGIQPDVLVCRSERPMPETERRKIALFTNVHERAVISAIDVDNIMKIPFGLHEQGLDELIVRRFALDVKPADLSEWERVVRMKEEQDLEVQVAMVGKYVDLADAYKSLNESLDHAGLHTRTRVRIHYVDSERLETEGTRLLEGFDAILVPGGFGERGTEGKIEAVRYARENQVPYLGICLGMQVAVIEYARNVVGLEGANSTEFHRHAEHPVIGLVTEWHREGGTKEQRSEDSDMGGTMRLGAQSATLRPGTLAHKLYQSETIAERHRHRYEFNNHYREAIEGAGLCVSGVADFDDLVEIVELPDHPWFLACQFHPEFCSTPRDGHPLFIGFIEAARARRGQVSA
- a CDS encoding amino acid ABC transporter ATP-binding protein; this translates as MSTAIEIRQVSKQFENGVRALDNVSLTVAAGEVVCVVGPSGSGKSTLLRTVNRLETVTSGDVLLDGESIHQAGKRLNALRQQAGMVFQQFNLFPHLSVLDNIMLAPLRVQGREADEVRQQALALLERVGLGHRGASYPAQLSGGQQQRVAIARALAMQPKVMLFDEPTSALDPEMVGGVLDVMQDLARDGMTMIVVTHEMGFARAVADRVVFMEAGRIDHIDQPSGFFEPAAGSRLDAFLSEVLR
- the tilS gene encoding tRNA lysidine(34) synthetase TilS — encoded protein: MASSRIQAESIIDGAPSPHWLIAYSGGLDSTALLHLACLAARQQPACRVRAVHVDHGLHADSEAWAGHCQRQAQMLGVDCEIRRVSVDCSAGLGLEAAARQARHRALEATMQPGESVLLAHHQDDQAETLLLNLARGAGIDGLAGMPQTRRFGSGWLYRPLLGYPRAALQRWLEARDIGWIEDPSNADLSLDRNWIRHRVLPSLRQRWPACDRKLAESARHAGAAAHALADTDRSWLPVLADGDGWSASALSRLDDAQLSRVLRRLISEAGHPVPGQAVMAQLIAMLRSQRPDAEHLVTWTGVEARRYRDTLYLLRSLPALPPQWAVQWSGEQPLILPADQGRLETTGRGQWIVRFAQHEDMIRMPGRPAKRLSRWCQEQGVAPWLRCRLPVVLREGRICSLGPWVVDREVAPEKLQWIHAIAGIPGV
- the dnaE gene encoding DNA polymerase III subunit alpha, producing MSDSPGFVHLSVHTEYSLVDSVVRVKSLVKAAAARGMPAVAMTDHMNLFAAVKFVSAAESEGVKPILGCDLVVHDPVSETDNALRLLCASNDGYRNLMQLISRGYVDGQERGSPVIHPDWLADHADGLIALSGGHRGLISREIAAGHGELALQAATQLRDVFGERLFLEIERIGAPDEYAINDNLIDLAGMLDLGVVAGNAVRFIDPEDHPIHEVRLCIRQGRTINDPRRTKDVTPEQWLKSAEDMRSLFSDLPEACDNAVEIARRCNVTLSLGTSYLPDFPVPEEHTVESFLRAEAEQGLEQRLQAIIDDGGTPDRQVYDERLEHELNVIIKMGFPGYFLIVADFIRWAKRNDVPVGPGRGSGAGSLVAYVLEITNVDPIPYDLLFERFLNPERVSMPDFDIDFCMDGRDRVIEYVAERYGREKVSQIITFGRMAAKAVVRDVGRVLGHPYGFVDGIAKLVPAAVDMTLSKALEESEELKARREEEEEVRYLLDTALQLEGLARNVGKHAGGVVIAPSRIDDFTPLFTEPGGGGAVTQFDWKDVEAAGLVKFDFLGLRTLTILDRAVKVVASMGTQIDLDTLPLDDGKTFELLRAADTAAVFQLESTGMRRLMKELKPDRFEDIVALVALFRPGPLETGMAADYVARKNDPAQVRYMHPLMENALKDTYGVIVYQEQVMGVARELAGYSLGAADQLRRAMGKKDMKKMGEHRPIFVAGAVEKGVDEDLAGRIFDLIAEFAKYGFNKSHSVAYALLAYQTAYLKAHYPAAFMCAVLTADMDHTEKVVPLIGECRRLGLEVFPPDVNDSAYEFTASEDGASVRYGLGAVKGVGQGAIEGILEAREAGGRFHDLVDFCLRIDSKRANRRTLEALIRAGALDSLGENRPSLLAALPHALAAADQHHAAMAAGQNDLFGGGGPSELSSAPAIDMPVLRDWDDAERLQGEKQTLGLYLTGHPIEAYQGLLQGLTSGSIAQAKEKADPNARRRGGEPKLIAGLVVDVMQRAGRAIVRLDDGTGQLECTLFSEKAEQFRHLLHEDRLLLAFGTLSFDSYSEDFRMNPKELLDLDEALRRWGRGLRLTWTTSPVEQIDALEQCLAASRVEEGARIRVQYINGRARAELSLADDWQVAVSHQLLRDLTALCGENAVEVRYRQPTVATG